In one window of Mobiluncus massiliensis DNA:
- a CDS encoding site-specific DNA-methyltransferase — MTKAKASSIFFQTPTAKLILADVFNALENIEEQSVDMIFADPPYFLSNDGISCSGGKQVSVNKGDWDKGLPLSEKHEFNRRWIRECKRVLKLDGSIWISGTFHNIYSIGFALEQEQFKILNNITWQKLNPPPNLGCRCFTHSTETVIWARKDEKKAKHKFNYSLMKELNGGKQMKDVWQGTLTPKDEKAFGKHPTQKPEYLLEKIILASTNEADLVLDPFVGSGTTVVVANRLGRSGIGIDNNAEYLEIAKKRLLDLTSTPEKAAMQQKGKTVA; from the coding sequence ATGACGAAAGCTAAGGCATCAAGCATATTTTTTCAAACTCCCACGGCGAAGCTGATTCTTGCAGATGTTTTTAATGCTCTGGAAAACATTGAGGAACAGAGCGTTGACATGATTTTTGCTGACCCACCGTATTTTCTCTCCAATGATGGAATTTCCTGCTCTGGTGGTAAACAGGTCTCGGTCAACAAGGGTGATTGGGACAAGGGGCTGCCACTGTCAGAAAAACACGAGTTTAACCGACGTTGGATTCGTGAATGCAAGCGTGTCTTAAAACTAGACGGCAGTATCTGGATCTCCGGCACGTTCCACAACATTTATTCCATCGGTTTTGCTTTAGAACAAGAACAATTCAAGATACTGAACAACATCACCTGGCAGAAACTAAATCCCCCTCCCAATCTAGGCTGTCGTTGCTTCACACATTCCACGGAGACTGTCATTTGGGCACGTAAGGACGAAAAGAAAGCCAAGCACAAGTTTAACTACAGTTTGATGAAAGAACTCAACGGTGGAAAGCAGATGAAAGACGTTTGGCAAGGTACGCTGACTCCAAAAGATGAAAAAGCTTTCGGCAAACACCCCACCCAGAAACCTGAGTACCTGTTGGAAAAGATCATACTGGCTTCAACCAATGAAGCGGATTTGGTGCTGGATCCGTTTGTGGGATCTGGGACCACGGTGGTGGTCGCAAACCGACTGGGACGTAGTGGCATCGGCATTGACAACAACGCTGAATACCTTGAAATTGCTAAAAAACGACTGCTGGATTTGACTTCAACCCCAGAGAAAGCAGCTATGCAGCAGAAGGGAAAAACAGTTGCGTGA
- a CDS encoding type II restriction endonuclease, which yields MRDFETWIGNFKESIATYDYYADWEKIFRQTDSIKVELNILNSLVGSNNIYSDFMNLISRYPEVRRAIPILIAKREATISVLDPDNGYRLFDFSAVHLSDQDCALFMEKSGLFNLISNRIVDNLYDYVTGVEVGLDSNARKNRGGHLMEDLVESYLIKAGLRCEKDSRKKPDSGTYFKEINTNNLRLWGLNMDPLTNSGKSSKRFDFVVCTDTTVFGIETNFYSSGGSKLNETARSYKQLAQEAQQIPGFEFVWFTDGKGWNGARGNLRETFENMEHIYSISDLENGICTKIFADS from the coding sequence TTGCGTGATTTTGAAACTTGGATTGGTAATTTCAAAGAATCCATTGCCACCTATGACTATTATGCTGATTGGGAGAAAATATTTAGGCAAACTGACAGTATTAAGGTTGAGTTAAACATTCTTAATTCGCTGGTCGGTTCAAATAACATCTATTCTGATTTCATGAATCTAATCTCGCGTTACCCAGAGGTACGTCGAGCCATCCCCATCTTAATCGCTAAACGCGAGGCCACGATTTCAGTCCTGGATCCAGATAACGGTTACCGCCTTTTTGACTTTTCAGCTGTTCATCTCAGTGACCAGGACTGTGCTTTGTTCATGGAAAAAAGCGGGTTGTTCAATCTGATTAGCAACCGTATCGTAGACAATCTTTACGACTACGTGACCGGGGTTGAAGTGGGACTTGATTCCAACGCTCGGAAGAACCGGGGCGGGCACCTCATGGAGGACCTCGTCGAAAGTTACTTGATAAAGGCGGGGCTCCGCTGTGAAAAAGACAGCCGGAAGAAGCCCGACTCCGGTACCTATTTCAAAGAAATTAACACAAATAATCTGCGGTTGTGGGGTTTGAACATGGATCCTCTAACCAATAGTGGCAAAAGCTCTAAACGCTTTGACTTCGTGGTTTGCACAGATACTACTGTTTTTGGGATTGAGACGAATTTCTACAGCTCAGGAGGCTCAAAACTCAATGAGACCGCCCGTTCCTACAAACAACTTGCCCAGGAAGCTCAACAAATTCCAGGTTTTGAATTCGTCTGGTTCACCGATGGCAAAGGGTGGAACGGCGCTCGGGGGAACCTCAGGGAAACCTTTGAAAACATGGAGCACATTTACTCAATCAGTGATTTAGAAAATGGTATCTGTACAAAAATCTTCGCTGATTCTTAG
- a CDS encoding DNA adenine methylase, which produces MIKYLGSKRTLVPALAQIADLSGARTALDAFTGTTRVAQAFKALGITTAANDVASYSRVLSDCYIATDKRQINDRELRTLLCDLQATPGEPGYFTETFCEKSRFFQPRNGARIDAIRNRIEAEFAADPRYPILLTSLMEAADRVDSTTGLQMAYLKQWAPRAYNDLELRVPELLDGTGTTYQRDTNALIADPATPRFDLVYLDPPYNQHRYFTNYHIWETLIRWDCPEAYGVAQKRVDARDSATHSAYNRKREMPQALQSLIAQVDTDTLVLSYNNESWIDFDTLFDAVAAGFEDCVALAFDYKRYVGAQIGIYNPEGTKVGKVTHLRNLEYLFVGCSAQVGARIRAAFHVPDAPEVPSEARLLAQVG; this is translated from the coding sequence GTGATTAAGTACCTGGGTTCAAAACGCACTTTGGTGCCGGCATTGGCACAGATTGCGGACCTTTCAGGCGCACGCACAGCCCTTGACGCCTTTACCGGGACGACCCGGGTCGCCCAGGCTTTTAAAGCTCTCGGGATTACTACCGCCGCTAATGACGTGGCCAGCTATTCCCGGGTGCTGTCGGATTGCTATATCGCCACCGACAAACGTCAGATAAACGACCGCGAACTGCGAACTCTCTTGTGCGACCTACAGGCCACCCCTGGAGAGCCGGGCTACTTCACGGAAACGTTTTGCGAAAAGTCTCGATTCTTTCAACCGCGGAATGGGGCGCGCATAGATGCAATCCGCAATCGGATTGAGGCGGAATTTGCCGCCGACCCCCGCTACCCTATCCTGCTGACCTCACTGATGGAAGCGGCAGACCGGGTGGACTCCACGACCGGACTGCAGATGGCGTACCTGAAACAGTGGGCTCCGCGCGCATACAATGACCTGGAACTGCGAGTTCCTGAGCTTTTGGACGGCACGGGCACCACCTACCAACGCGACACGAACGCACTCATCGCTGACCCCGCGACCCCGCGTTTCGACTTGGTTTACCTCGATCCGCCCTATAACCAGCATCGTTACTTTACGAACTATCACATTTGGGAGACGCTGATCCGCTGGGATTGCCCCGAGGCGTACGGCGTGGCGCAAAAGCGGGTGGACGCTCGGGATTCGGCCACGCATTCGGCGTATAACCGGAAACGCGAGATGCCCCAGGCTCTGCAAAGCCTGATTGCGCAGGTAGACACGGACACGCTGGTGCTGTCCTATAACAATGAATCTTGGATTGATTTCGACACCCTGTTTGACGCGGTGGCGGCCGGTTTTGAGGACTGCGTAGCGCTGGCTTTTGACTATAAACGCTACGTGGGTGCTCAAATCGGCATCTATAACCCCGAGGGTACCAAGGTCGGCAAAGTCACCCACCTGCGGAATCTGGAATACCTGTTCGTCGGCTGCAGCGCGCAGGTTGGCGCGCGTATCCGGGCCGCTTTCCACGTCCCCGACGCCCCGGAAGTGCCCTCAGAAGCGCGCCTCCTCGCCCAAGTGGGCTAG
- a CDS encoding tRNA (cytidine(34)-2'-O)-methyltransferase has protein sequence MLHVIFFQPRIAGNTGAAIRLAACTGATLHVVEPTVFDLDNDTKLKRAGLDYHDLAHLERHPDLDDCLAHVPGKLYAFTGHTDILLPQIQFQDGDGLMFGPEDTGLPVEVMDDPRVTSRVRIPMLEGRRSLNLSISAAIGLYYAWGQLGYTGGM, from the coding sequence ATGTTGCACGTGATTTTCTTTCAACCTCGCATTGCCGGGAATACCGGTGCCGCTATTCGTCTGGCCGCCTGTACCGGAGCTACCCTGCACGTGGTCGAACCGACCGTGTTTGACCTGGATAACGACACCAAGTTGAAACGGGCCGGACTGGACTATCACGACCTGGCGCACCTAGAGCGTCACCCCGATTTGGACGACTGCTTAGCACACGTGCCCGGAAAACTTTATGCCTTTACCGGGCACACGGACATCCTGTTGCCCCAAATCCAGTTCCAGGACGGGGACGGCCTCATGTTTGGCCCCGAAGATACCGGACTACCGGTTGAAGTCATGGACGACCCGCGGGTCACCAGTCGGGTTCGCATTCCCATGCTGGAGGGTCGCCGCTCCCTGAACCTCTCGATTTCGGCGGCCATTGGACTGTATTACGCCTGGGGGCAGCTCGGCTACACCGGCGGTATGTAG
- a CDS encoding DEAD/DEAH box helicase, whose protein sequence is MAYEMDWRAGLGSLLNAGEVDVTNQPLAIQIEGETLVPLRINPSGDWSEKRATWRDLTSRWASVTKGLNTTQLAAMRHLFEHSARAQLVKLSHLDATGLDLLEKCITSGVSVFADASRTTVLRPVAPDPQTVLVITQHEGGSVMVAAGTETASAGEPAETPENTEAVRQPLGPQLDALHGRFVACAGLKAGVNEELNALAAAQARWEIPAVQANEFWANYAKRLGELGVLSGDSMKLSQEHVFGPPRLCGLLRLHEMNPKLVEIRWTVRRRSATAAVEVALDPDTPDPEIQEAMRGVGSLGGWNESEIQTFFTKKFPIFELDRIREFSNTINVSERAEVNISPELQHIQIFSDGPDLDLQIDQALSATQGTLRSDDTATDFEADIGELPKGEPHGWGLRYGLNLGLRLGQEDLDTKEFLAALGRVERWWQTPGGNWVDLYAAKNQQLKRLIREFTDLGLNDFSGSADFAVGISNFGLISALDAMAATRQFSGDWEHAVNLLVNPPEVSTPALAQGTWRGYQEDGFRWMTARAEAGLGGILADDMGLGKTMQMLAVIAGQKQQLAGSPADAAAVFVVVPASLMGTWEEQASRWFPDLRVYTQRTSVGKAAADWDQVAREVQQADLVLTTYTLARMDIDFWQTQSFSGLVFDEAQFVKNPSTATHKALVRLRAKWAFALTGTPIENTATDLWSIMSLTVPTVLPSLPVFTRRFAAETLSDRSEAAAELSDRVAPFLLRRTKDSVAQELPEKIEQIVSIDLEPVQRTGYAKYLTAARAQAADANSPRINILTALTRLRQLALSARLIDHHAHEDGAKVTYLLQTLEGLRNDGRSTSRKRHQALVFSQFTSFLAILRERLDQAGIEYAYLDGTSRDRDRQVARFQNGEVEVFLISLKAGGFGLNLTEADYVFLTDPWWNPAAEAQAVDRAHRLGQKRFVNVYRLVAADTIEQRVLELQEKKRDLIGAVLSGQENRDVSAGITLEQLRSLLG, encoded by the coding sequence ATGGCTTACGAAATGGATTGGCGCGCGGGGCTCGGCAGCTTGCTGAACGCTGGAGAGGTTGATGTTACGAACCAACCTTTGGCCATCCAGATTGAGGGAGAAACCTTAGTTCCCCTGCGTATCAACCCGTCCGGAGACTGGTCAGAAAAGCGCGCTACTTGGCGTGACCTGACCTCGCGCTGGGCCTCGGTCACCAAGGGACTGAACACCACGCAGCTCGCCGCGATGCGCCACCTTTTTGAACATAGTGCCCGAGCGCAGCTTGTGAAGTTGAGTCACCTGGACGCTACCGGTCTGGACCTCCTGGAAAAGTGCATCACCAGCGGCGTCAGCGTGTTTGCTGATGCGTCACGCACCACCGTGCTGCGTCCCGTGGCTCCCGACCCCCAAACGGTCTTGGTCATTACCCAGCACGAGGGCGGCTCGGTGATGGTCGCGGCCGGCACCGAAACTGCGAGTGCTGGCGAGCCCGCAGAAACGCCCGAAAACACAGAGGCCGTCCGCCAGCCTCTCGGGCCGCAACTGGACGCCCTGCACGGTCGATTCGTGGCGTGTGCCGGCTTAAAAGCTGGTGTGAACGAGGAGCTGAACGCGTTGGCCGCGGCTCAAGCTCGCTGGGAAATCCCGGCTGTGCAAGCCAACGAATTTTGGGCCAACTACGCCAAACGCCTGGGGGAGCTGGGAGTGCTGTCTGGCGATTCCATGAAACTGAGCCAGGAACACGTTTTTGGTCCTCCCCGATTGTGCGGATTGCTGCGACTCCACGAAATGAACCCGAAACTGGTCGAAATCCGCTGGACCGTGCGTCGCCGCTCCGCCACCGCCGCGGTAGAAGTGGCACTGGACCCCGACACCCCCGATCCGGAAATTCAGGAAGCTATGCGGGGCGTCGGCTCCCTGGGGGGATGGAATGAATCCGAAATCCAGACGTTCTTTACGAAAAAATTTCCCATTTTTGAGTTGGACCGGATTCGCGAGTTCAGCAACACCATCAACGTTTCCGAACGTGCCGAAGTCAACATTTCCCCCGAACTGCAACATATCCAGATTTTCTCTGACGGACCCGATCTCGATTTGCAGATTGACCAGGCACTTTCCGCTACTCAAGGGACGCTCCGGTCTGACGACACCGCCACGGACTTCGAGGCGGATATTGGTGAACTGCCCAAGGGTGAGCCGCATGGCTGGGGGCTGCGTTACGGGCTGAACCTGGGGTTACGCCTGGGTCAGGAGGATTTGGACACGAAAGAGTTTCTGGCGGCTCTGGGGCGGGTGGAGCGCTGGTGGCAGACTCCCGGAGGCAACTGGGTGGATTTGTATGCAGCGAAAAATCAGCAGCTGAAACGCCTGATTCGCGAGTTCACCGATTTGGGGCTCAACGATTTTTCCGGCAGCGCTGATTTTGCGGTCGGGATTTCTAATTTCGGGCTGATTTCGGCATTGGATGCGATGGCCGCAACGCGCCAATTTTCCGGCGATTGGGAACACGCCGTCAATCTACTGGTGAATCCGCCCGAAGTATCGACTCCCGCGTTGGCACAAGGCACTTGGCGTGGGTATCAAGAGGACGGTTTCCGTTGGATGACGGCTCGGGCCGAGGCCGGTTTGGGCGGCATCTTGGCTGACGACATGGGCTTGGGCAAGACTATGCAGATGCTGGCGGTCATCGCCGGGCAAAAGCAGCAGTTGGCGGGTAGTCCCGCGGACGCCGCAGCGGTGTTCGTGGTGGTCCCGGCCAGTTTGATGGGGACGTGGGAAGAACAAGCCTCGCGGTGGTTCCCGGACTTGCGGGTATATACCCAAAGGACGAGCGTGGGCAAAGCCGCCGCGGACTGGGATCAGGTTGCCCGCGAGGTTCAGCAAGCCGACCTGGTGCTGACCACCTATACGCTGGCGCGAATGGACATAGATTTCTGGCAAACTCAGAGTTTCTCGGGTCTAGTTTTCGATGAAGCCCAGTTTGTGAAAAACCCTTCCACCGCCACCCATAAAGCCTTGGTGCGTCTGCGCGCGAAGTGGGCTTTTGCCCTGACCGGCACACCTATCGAGAATACCGCCACCGACTTGTGGTCAATTATGTCGCTGACAGTTCCTACGGTGCTGCCCAGCTTGCCGGTATTTACGCGCCGTTTTGCCGCCGAGACGCTCAGTGATCGCAGCGAGGCGGCAGCCGAGCTTTCGGATCGGGTGGCGCCGTTCCTGCTGCGACGCACCAAAGACAGTGTTGCCCAGGAACTGCCCGAAAAAATCGAACAGATAGTCTCTATCGACCTGGAGCCGGTGCAGCGAACCGGGTACGCCAAGTATTTGACGGCGGCCAGAGCCCAGGCGGCGGACGCTAATTCTCCACGTATCAATATCCTTACGGCGCTGACCCGCCTGCGGCAACTCGCTTTGAGCGCCCGGCTCATCGACCATCACGCGCACGAGGACGGTGCGAAAGTCACGTATCTGCTGCAAACGTTGGAGGGCCTGCGCAACGATGGCCGCTCGACTTCCCGGAAACGTCACCAGGCTCTGGTGTTTTCTCAGTTCACTTCCTTCCTGGCGATACTGCGGGAAAGGCTGGATCAGGCGGGGATTGAGTACGCCTACCTGGACGGCACCAGTCGGGACCGCGACCGGCAGGTGGCACGATTCCAAAACGGGGAAGTCGAAGTGTTCCTGATTTCGTTGAAGGCCGGTGGGTTTGGTTTGAACCTCACTGAGGCGGATTACGTGTTTCTCACCGATCCGTGGTGGAATCCGGCGGCGGAGGCCCAAGCTGTCGACCGGGCACACCGGCTGGGTCAAAAACGGTTCGTGAACGTCTATCGGCTGGTCGCCGCCGACACTATCGAACAGCGCGTTTTGGAGCTGCAAGAAAAGAAACGCGACCTCATCGGGGCGGTGCTCTCCGGTCAAGAAAACCGGGACGTGTCCGCGGGAATCACCCTGGAACAGTTGCGCAGCCTTCTGGGCTAG
- a CDS encoding GNAT family protein: MSETPFVRGIAKSVSTSAAMGEIGAHRPFPVYGDLLTLDVPRAADSPEVAAACQDPEIQRFTTVPVPFGPEHADNFLNELCPQLWDEGGASWIIRTYDAQTPHVAGTISLRVGLEKTANVGYWMAPEWRGRGLMREALQLAVTTAFNLLGFQCVTLESHPENLASIRVAWRCGFRFGGILRGIGLHQDQREDRAMATLLPGDPLEPATSWNALMKLLQQGNRGNASDQERSTKNE, from the coding sequence ATGTCTGAAACACCTTTCGTTCGAGGAATCGCCAAATCTGTTTCTACCAGCGCCGCAATGGGGGAAATCGGCGCACATCGACCGTTTCCGGTTTACGGCGACCTCCTGACTTTGGATGTGCCGCGGGCGGCGGACTCCCCTGAAGTCGCGGCAGCGTGCCAAGATCCCGAAATTCAGCGTTTTACGACGGTCCCAGTGCCTTTCGGCCCGGAACACGCGGATAACTTTTTAAACGAACTTTGCCCCCAGTTATGGGACGAGGGGGGAGCCAGCTGGATTATTCGTACTTATGATGCCCAAACCCCCCACGTGGCGGGCACGATTTCTTTGCGGGTCGGGTTGGAAAAGACCGCCAATGTCGGGTACTGGATGGCTCCCGAGTGGCGGGGGCGCGGGCTGATGCGCGAGGCTCTGCAACTGGCGGTCACCACCGCGTTCAACCTGTTGGGTTTCCAATGCGTGACCTTGGAATCACACCCGGAGAATCTCGCGTCTATCCGAGTCGCCTGGCGTTGTGGATTCCGTTTTGGCGGTATCTTGCGCGGTATTGGCTTACATCAGGACCAGCGGGAGGACCGGGCCATGGCGACGTTGCTACCGGGGGACCCGCTGGAACCGGCGACCTCGTGGAACGCCCTTATGAAACTATTACAGCAAGGTAACCGGGGAAACGCCTCGGACCAGGAAAGAAGTACAAAAAATGAGTGA
- a CDS encoding nucleoside triphosphate pyrophosphohydrolase family protein, translating to MSETTLPAPDPRDPEALVRQFHHVYGLPVVTTGPNIENERMHMRLSLILEETSELVRALYGQKAYAALRGVMDGISELDEGERDTVEVADALADLTYVVYGMALEAGINLPAVLQEVQASNMSKLGPDGKPIYREDGKVLKGEGFFPPNIARALQVPLDAEL from the coding sequence ATGAGTGAAACAACACTGCCAGCCCCCGACCCGCGCGACCCCGAAGCCCTCGTGCGGCAATTTCATCACGTTTACGGTCTGCCGGTGGTGACTACAGGACCAAACATTGAAAATGAGCGGATGCATATGCGCTTGTCGCTGATTTTAGAAGAAACTTCCGAGCTGGTGCGCGCCCTGTACGGTCAAAAAGCCTATGCGGCACTGCGCGGTGTCATGGACGGGATTAGCGAACTTGATGAAGGAGAGCGCGATACGGTCGAGGTCGCCGATGCTTTGGCGGATTTGACCTACGTTGTTTACGGCATGGCTTTGGAAGCGGGTATCAACCTGCCGGCAGTATTGCAGGAAGTTCAGGCGTCCAATATGTCAAAGCTGGGTCCCGATGGGAAACCGATTTATCGCGAGGACGGCAAAGTTTTGAAGGGGGAGGGATTCTTTCCCCCGAATATCGCCCGAGCATTGCAGGTCCCGCTAGACGCGGAACTATAG
- a CDS encoding FAD-dependent oxidoreductase: MVRVTVVGGGYGGITVAGGLDDVAEVTLVEQKDQFVHHAAALRAAVDDIWTHTIFMPYSRLLKHGRVVHGEATRVEGTTVHLANHDPIEADYLVLATGTTYPYPAKHNIPTASLAKRRLEETRRNLSQAKRVMLVGAGTVAIEFAGELFTNFPDMEIIMVDRSPHILGSNEYAEDLRNVLTAELQQAGVHLVLGAPLAYLPPTDIGELAPFHVETGAGVGIDADMWFLCYGAQTASGYLRANYGDSLNSEGQVAVDEYLRVKGQNHVYAVGDITDVHESKRADAARAHARVVVANIKAEIAGNPPTTTYTPGKMWIVLPLGVEGGASQLTGPNGESQIVGPDETSEIKGTDLMVTMVRGQLHLP, encoded by the coding sequence GTGGTTCGAGTTACTGTAGTCGGCGGCGGTTACGGGGGAATCACCGTAGCCGGCGGTTTGGATGATGTCGCCGAAGTAACTTTGGTGGAGCAAAAAGACCAGTTTGTGCATCACGCGGCGGCTTTGCGCGCCGCGGTCGACGATATTTGGACCCACACTATATTCATGCCCTACTCGCGCCTGTTGAAGCACGGCCGGGTCGTGCACGGGGAAGCGACCCGAGTCGAGGGAACCACTGTTCACCTGGCAAATCATGACCCTATTGAAGCTGACTATTTGGTTTTAGCTACGGGAACGACATACCCTTATCCGGCGAAACACAATATCCCGACCGCATCGTTGGCGAAACGCCGTCTGGAAGAAACCCGGCGTAACCTGTCTCAAGCGAAGCGGGTTATGTTGGTCGGTGCAGGTACTGTTGCTATCGAATTCGCCGGCGAGTTGTTCACGAACTTCCCCGATATGGAAATCATCATGGTGGATCGTTCCCCACATATTTTGGGTTCCAACGAGTACGCCGAAGACTTGCGAAACGTTTTGACCGCGGAGTTGCAGCAGGCCGGTGTACATCTGGTTTTGGGCGCTCCTTTGGCTTACTTGCCGCCGACCGACATCGGCGAACTGGCTCCTTTCCACGTCGAGACTGGGGCCGGAGTCGGGATTGACGCGGACATGTGGTTCCTGTGCTACGGCGCTCAAACGGCTTCGGGCTATCTGCGGGCAAACTACGGTGATTCCCTCAACAGTGAGGGGCAGGTCGCGGTGGACGAATACCTGCGGGTCAAGGGCCAGAATCACGTTTACGCAGTCGGTGACATTACCGATGTTCACGAGTCTAAACGGGCTGATGCCGCCCGGGCGCACGCGCGGGTAGTGGTGGCAAACATCAAGGCAGAAATCGCCGGAAATCCCCCTACCACCACCTATACCCCTGGCAAGATGTGGATTGTCCTCCCACTGGGGGTCGAGGGCGGAGCCTCGCAGCTGACCGGCCCTAATGGAGAATCTCAAATCGTAGGTCCTGACGAAACCTCGGAAATCAAAGGCACCGACCTGATGGTGACCATGGTCAGAGGTCAGCTGCACCTGCCTTAG
- a CDS encoding DNA primase: MRDPRTELDNLIAALQRHLEVASVADSEMDDSPVLSNAEEKLRDAFFTYDDALFTATGVELPFDILDEDDDDYDDDDNDDDDFVDDLDDEDDLIDDFDGDDDDDNDYLDEGDLENFDLHGED; encoded by the coding sequence ATGAGAGATCCTCGCACGGAGTTAGATAATTTGATTGCCGCGTTGCAGCGGCATTTGGAAGTGGCGTCTGTGGCGGACAGCGAGATGGACGATTCGCCGGTTCTGAGCAACGCCGAAGAAAAACTTCGTGATGCCTTCTTTACCTATGATGACGCGCTGTTTACCGCCACCGGGGTTGAGTTGCCTTTCGACATTTTAGACGAGGACGACGATGACTACGATGATGATGACAACGACGACGATGATTTCGTCGATGACCTCGACGATGAAGATGATCTCATCGATGACTTCGACGGCGATGACGACGACGACAACGATTATCTCGATGAAGGCGATTTAGAGAACTTTGACCTGCACGGCGAGGACTGA
- a CDS encoding aldo/keto reductase yields the protein MEMRRLGNTGMRVSALGLGTLTWGRDTLESEAAAQLEAFVEAGGNLVDTSPTYGDGQAEQVLGRLLSHSGSTAADATSADSSGFPREDLVIVSKAGVSRRHDESFVDASRQNLLSSLDRTLSTLGTDYVDLWLIQVPDPQTDFDLVLGALWSAWSSGKARYVGLSNHAGWQCAYAAARLREGTVNVPGLAAVENEYSLLNRQAEAEVLPAAQSLGFGFLGWSALGRGVLTGKYRNSLPPDSRGASLHLQGFVQPYLQGRYRSIVESVATAAQGLEVSPLAVSLAWALQKPGVSSAIVGARSAEQFHQILGALGTKVPRQVMSALDEVSDPRLPAA from the coding sequence ATGGAAATGCGTCGTCTGGGAAATACCGGTATGCGGGTTTCAGCCTTGGGACTGGGAACCCTGACTTGGGGTCGAGATACCTTAGAGTCCGAAGCGGCCGCTCAGTTAGAGGCCTTTGTCGAGGCGGGAGGGAATCTGGTCGATACGTCCCCGACCTACGGAGATGGACAGGCCGAGCAGGTGCTGGGCCGTCTATTGAGTCACTCCGGTTCGACCGCAGCGGATGCTACCAGCGCGGACTCGTCCGGTTTTCCCCGTGAGGACCTGGTCATTGTGTCAAAAGCGGGGGTTTCACGGCGTCACGATGAGTCTTTCGTAGATGCCTCGCGCCAAAATTTGTTAAGCAGCCTGGACCGCACTTTGTCCACCCTGGGCACAGATTACGTAGATTTGTGGCTGATTCAAGTCCCCGATCCACAAACTGACTTTGACCTGGTGCTGGGCGCGTTATGGTCGGCCTGGTCGAGCGGAAAAGCGCGGTACGTGGGACTGTCCAACCATGCAGGTTGGCAGTGCGCTTACGCGGCGGCGCGCCTGCGGGAAGGCACGGTCAACGTGCCGGGTTTGGCGGCAGTGGAAAATGAATACTCGCTGTTAAATCGGCAGGCTGAAGCCGAAGTTTTGCCCGCCGCCCAGTCGCTGGGATTCGGATTCTTGGGATGGTCGGCGTTAGGACGCGGGGTTTTGACCGGTAAATATCGAAACTCCCTGCCCCCTGATTCCCGTGGAGCCTCCCTTCACCTGCAGGGTTTTGTGCAACCCTACCTGCAAGGACGTTACCGCAGCATTGTGGAATCGGTGGCGACCGCGGCGCAGGGCCTGGAGGTTTCTCCGCTGGCGGTATCGCTGGCTTGGGCTTTGCAAAAGCCCGGAGTCTCCAGCGCTATCGTTGGTGCGCGCAGTGCCGAGCAGTTCCACCAAATCTTGGGGGCACTAGGCACGAAAGTGCCGCGTCAGGTCATGTCGGCATTGGATGAAGTGTCCGACCCGCGCCTCCCGGCGGCCTAG
- a CDS encoding PD-(D/E)XK nuclease family protein — MSESVPAQASRPPALSASSAKQFQQCPLKWRFKYVDKLPEPQSPAALRGSLVHKVLEDMFDLPPADRQAPTVRETVDSAWEKVTDGAYKLSEILAQTSEDELKAAARQLIDAYFSLEDPRRLRPSGRELGVETVLSSGLRLRGFIDRVEQADNGDVRIIDYKTGKAPDMRFTGEYVFQMRMYALLYREQYQITPKRTQLLFLGGNPQVLTFDPTDADVSEFETELNALWSDIAAHLQAKRFETRQSRLCDWCYFQNLCPAFGGTAPDLDPAQVEKIAEIGPTDAG, encoded by the coding sequence ATGAGTGAATCAGTTCCTGCCCAGGCCTCTCGTCCCCCGGCGCTTTCGGCATCTTCGGCGAAACAGTTTCAACAATGCCCCCTGAAGTGGCGTTTCAAGTATGTCGACAAACTCCCTGAGCCGCAAAGCCCCGCCGCCCTGCGCGGCAGTTTAGTGCATAAGGTGCTGGAGGATATGTTTGATTTGCCGCCCGCCGACCGCCAAGCCCCCACGGTACGCGAAACCGTGGACAGCGCTTGGGAAAAGGTCACGGACGGAGCCTACAAACTTTCTGAAATCCTGGCCCAGACTTCCGAGGACGAATTGAAAGCTGCGGCCCGACAGCTTATTGATGCATATTTTTCCCTGGAAGATCCGCGCCGCCTGCGTCCCAGCGGCCGGGAGCTGGGGGTGGAAACAGTATTATCCAGCGGTTTAAGGCTGCGCGGTTTCATTGACCGGGTGGAACAGGCAGACAACGGGGACGTGCGCATTATCGATTACAAAACCGGCAAGGCTCCCGATATGCGCTTTACCGGGGAATATGTGTTTCAGATGCGAATGTATGCCCTGCTGTACCGGGAACAGTATCAGATCACCCCCAAACGCACCCAGCTGCTGTTCTTGGGAGGCAACCCCCAGGTGTTGACGTTTGACCCGACCGATGCCGATGTGAGCGAATTTGAAACTGAACTTAACGCGTTGTGGTCAGACATAGCCGCTCACCTACAAGCGAAGCGTTTTGAAACCCGGCAATCCCGGCTCTGCGACTGGTGCTACTTTCAAAACCTGTGTCCCGCTTTTGGTGGCACAGCGCCGGACCTGGACCCGGCGCAGGTGGAAAAAATTGCGGAAATCGGCCCTACCGACGCGGGCTAG